The genomic DNA CCGGCAGGGTGATTCagagcccggttgttcaaaagccgattaacgctaatcccagattaaaaattaaccaaggagtttatttctccactctcaaatgctgttcaacgctgattttCGGGAAAACTTTGCATTagaagaagttaatcttgaaaaaagaaaagataagcaaaagaaactttcaccgaacagatgaaaacgtgaaacaaaaatttacgctaatcctggattgagttaatcggctttcgaacaactgggccctgatgTCAACTGTAagtgttgtttttcttgtcttttcaCGGAATAAAACACGTGATATTTGATTTGCTTTGGAATACGGTGTCGGAACGGACGTTGTAAATAAAAAGTTAAAGTTTGTATTGCCCATTGTATTGCCCAGTTTGTATTGCCCACTGACGAAGaactaacgctcgaaacgtcagcttttagaatctctgtacggtggccaatttatgtatactacttccccaccgacgcagcatcacagtttcttaagaaactacccccttcatacATTGTATTGTGTTTGCTTGGAGTcggaatattttttaattttttttttgcgcatcATCGAGTCCTTATTTAAGTCCTGTCTCTTAAAATCCCCTTGTTTCTCGTCTGAAACGAAACTGCCATTTGCAGAACGGCCAGGACACGTTCAAGTGGTTGCCGCGAAAGTGTTTGGCTTCTTGTCTTAAATCCAGAAGACCCGCAAATCGAGTCGGTACTTAAAATGTTTGAGTTGGTTGGCCTTGTCTGAGTTTTCCATTCcctgtttttgaaaaaatatgtaTTTAAATGTGAAGAGAATTTCCCGGCATTTCCAAGTGGACTTTTCACCAAAACCTCAAAACAAATTGTTCCCACAAGAGCAATGATACTCGGTGACAAAACCGTGGCAGCGTGAAGGTGTGGTTGAGATTTTTAAAATACAGTGACAACCGGAAGCTATCAGTCTTTGTGACACAAGGTTGAGAAAGACAAGATACCTTTGTTTGACGGTAGCGGCGCTCAAATGTAGCTAAATGTGTTTAGATTTGAAGCATCCAGTGTAATGCTGctgtttctctttcttcttgtctCTTGTATTTTTCGATGCCGCGAAGTAATTGCCGATGATTACGACAATCTGAAGTCTGATCCTAAAGCAGGATCAATGGACCAGGGTAACGAAGACAACGACAAGAACAGACTGAGGTGAGTAACACCAATCCTTCCTTTTAAGAGAGTAAGTTTTTAAAGGATCAGACCCCAGTTTCttgaaaaggtggataacgctatccaccggataaatcactatccattggatagcgcaaatgattttgcttttgcttatccactggatagtgatttatccggcggatagcgctatccaccgttTGAACAGGACAACCGCGTTCTTTTAGAAGTTCTTGTCTTATGCGTTCTAGAAGGAGCTTCTCAACAATGATCCATGAGGATACATGCGACGgtataatttcatttttttctgcgaaCCTAGGACGAGAGTTGCCCACTGAAACTGAGTGAGGGAACTTTGCTCTGGCGTGACATGAGTTTCTAGTTTTGTGAACGGTGTTACCTACAGCAAATTGGGGTCGTAATCATCGCGAAAATAACAGTGTAAAGAAGGTTCATACATTACTCTTTTTTCGATATGGCAAATGTGGTCAGCTTTGCGTAACATCtcgtcgggggggggggggggggggctcagCCGAGGGCTGGAAACAGATTAACCCGCCGTTAcgttctttttactttttttgtcGTATATGCCATAGCACTGCATGACACGTGTGTATTTTTTGCTTTCCTCGAAGATCAGTGTTTCTTCTGCTAGACAGTGACGGCAATGGTCAAATATCTGTCCAAGAACTTGCCTCGCGGACTGAAAGAAGCATGAAAACTTTTTACCGTCAAGAAGCCAATACGCGGTTGATGGAATTGGACAAGAATGTGGACGGCAAGGTGACATGGGAAGAGTACACAAAAGGAGCAAATAACAGAGGAGGTCAGCTAAGGGCATCGCTGGTGCGCGTTACTCCGCGGACTTCTTTGATGCGTTGCGCCTCTTTTTCTTTATATAAGTGTGagatttgtttttcttaaaggggctaggtcacgcaattttaggcaatttcagcattgatcaaatggtcatagaattaactgaaataacaaaataacggcttaaaactatagaagaactcaaacaaaacacaggaaagctaggaagggacaaggatggacaaaactgggaaggattgaagtggattccatttgggtaaatttgaaaaacgtcggcccaccttttttcaaatttatatcagtttatatcaaaatgtcatttaaacagctggaaaatcattctcaattgttatgtggccgtgattttgcaaatgaaagactcttgctctgccaatttgacgtttagagctcataactatcaattttaaacaaaattacctaaaacagcgtgacctagcccctttaagtggtGTGATGtctttcagttttagttgttacAAGTTTTCCGATCCCCGTATTTTCGCATTTCACTTGGCGTGCTCTCTAGTTAATGAAATACATgaaatgatggaaaggtgtaTCCTTCACACGGGCGcattacacctttccatcatttcATGAGAGGCCGCGATTCTTTCGGCCAGCACCAAGAATGACCTCTGTCTGGTTCCGAATACGCACAGCCTCTGTGGTGGTCCATTTTGATAACCGTTGACAGTTACTAATTGTTTCAAATATCTGGAATTGCGCAGACGAGCCGGAAGTCTGTGATTCGCGTCCGTGACTTCCTGGTTCGGAACCAGCGAGAGTTCGTTATTCTTtggtgctgaccgaaagaatcgGGGCCTCTGGGGACAACAATGATGAGAaaagtgaaggaaaaaaaaatgaacatgcgtGTGTGTGGAAACTTGCACTCGCAACGGTCTAATGTCTGCTTCGCATTGGGCCGttattgctgttgttatttTATGTGTCTAAGTAATTATGAAAAGTGATTCGTTATTCTTATTACACAGCCTTTACGGAGCAACAGAAAAAGCGTGATAACAAAAGATATACCACAGCAGACTTGAACAAAGATGGCGCGCTATCAAGTGACGAACTTGTTTCCATGTTTCATCCTGAGGAAAGTGCGCATATGTCTCCGGTGATAGTTGAAGTACGGCTTATTTATTCATTCTGTCTCTTGCTtttgtttgcttatttttttaaacgttCGTAGCCTTATGGACTGATCGTCATCAATCCCGCAATAAAACGCAGGCTAGCGGGTTTGTGCCCTTAAACATCCTATGAAACGTCCACTGATTGCTGACGTGATTAATTGCTGCACAGGAAACCAAAAGCATTGTGAGCCTTGATGAGTTTGGTCTAGGGAATACATTTGGACAATTGTCGAGAAACATTTTTCTCGGTCAATAGGCTGAATTTGGTAAAAGGGGAGGAGGGGGTtgttgggttagggttagggtccatGCATGCGTGGACTACGAGGCTGTCGGGTCGGGGGGTGTctatatttgaaatttattttcgaAATCATCTTTTTCACAGGAATTTATGGCGTTTGCAGATATCGACAAAGACGGCTATCTTTCATTTGATGAATACAAAGGTAAACCATTTGTATCGCAGTAGTTAGATTGTAGTATAGCTCTTATTAAAAGAGTTGATTGTAGATAAATTCGACTGAACTTCTATTTATCGACAGTAGTGCTTTAAGTTTACTGAAAAGCGTGGTGGATTTGGGAAACACTGTCACCAAGTTCAAGGTCTAGATTTTAAATTATAACCCGAGTTTTTTTGCAATTCAATTTCACACTCGGGCCATAAATTGAACTAAAAAAACTCAGAAGCCTTAACTTAGTCCCGAGAAAACAAGCTAGGGGGTTATTAAGGTGTTGCTGATATCTCGTGATCTTTGAATGAAGGAACAAAAACAACTTACTTATATCTGTTcagtttaaggtaattcccttgaaaatgacgtactatccagattatTTTCAGACTTgacacaattgatattcatacatagggcatttaaaaaatgcaataaaaagatggggtcaccgtccTTTTTTTCGCGCTGTATGCCCTTTGTTGTAAGTGTTTTTTACTTAGTTGCGCAAGAAGAGTTCAAAACTAGATCAACCcgaaaaattgttgttttgtagCAAAatctactgaatattactgaaaacttgaacctacttgtttgtccTAGCTgaattgcaaagaaatgtaagcaaattggaccgctacagccatcaccttgcactcagtgtcggactccaaatgcagtttcacgtcatttatatgtaaatactacaacttttaatatccaactttttttcttcttaaaatatgttttccgtgtacccattacgagtaaataaaaccattaaaaatgaGGGGTCACCGGGCTCGTTTCTTCGCTACACGATGATAAATGGATGAcaaaggggcaatttcggcttcaaaatgatcattttacgcgaaaggactggggcgagatccaaaacaacatttttgtaacCGAGCAGAGTTTTCATGATTTCAAGCTCTTGAACATTAAAAGTGGCCTTTGTTGCCGctcttcagatggccggcgTTAACGCCGAtatctccgaagtcgcaatgttatgcgtaGTATGAGATGCGCAGTGCAAAACAGGGGAATCACCTTAACTCTCCTTAACTGGCCGTACTGAATTGTAGGGCCCTcgaaattgaccaatcacagtgcgcGCGTACCATCTGTGGGTTACATCACTCGTAAAACTGAACTTTTTCTCGTAGAGACGACTTTGAATTCTGGTAGAACGAACGTTCGCGCTGCTGAGAAGTCATTCAAAAGGTTGGATAGCGATCAAGACGGCAAACTTAACGAGGTAAGTTAATTGTACAATATCGTTGTAAAGGAACAATAAGCCCTGGAGAAATTCCGAGGCTATTCTcatctgtttttaattttctttctccttacgtctttgatttttttgctgttgtgtCCTTAGGAAGAGATGAAGTTGTGGTTGTCGGCGATTAACACTTCTTCTCAGGCAAAGAATCAAGCAGAACGACAAGTAAAAATGGCAGATGACAATAAGGTAGGTATCTAAAATTTGAAGATAGCAAGTTTGTTCTCCATTGAAACTGTTGAATATGAgactaaggcccgttttaaacgtcgcattttaaatgtgccgaatctaatgcaaatgagcgaaaacaatagatttttctcatttgcattagattcggtgcatgtaaaatgcgacgtttaaaacggacCTTAAACGAGCAGCATTGacttatcgggtttaaaaacacgaggcgtaacCGAGTgcttttagacccgataaaacacgtgctgcgagttttttgaacggcttcattAATCAAAAACATTCTACAAAAAGTGTGTTCCTCCAATAGTTCGCCCTCGCAAATACggctaaaattacagtaaatgtatgggattttggtcGACTTcgaaccgctgtagcgccgctaaaaagagacagatttccaacttttgccactactttaaatagttttttttgaaATCGTTCATtaaacagaaaataaggccattaagaAATGTATGACGTCCTtaaattcgaataataaatcGTTGTAGCCTTAATCCGTTtcatatttcatgaaaataatctcagaATAAATATCTTGAAAGACACTATATCtgtggaaatctgtctctttttagcggcgctacagcggttcaaagtcggccaaaatcccatacatttactgtaaatttggCCGCGGttgccccccaaccaagatggcgccaaaaaccgtggaagggcaTAATCGATGGAatttttggttgacaaaatttgaagaaGTTTGAAATCTCGATGAAAATTATAAGGACTATTTCATTAAAGTCACAAGTGATCATCTTGCGCCGGGAACTGGggcaagtttcaaatttgaaccaatcgattAATTGACACTATAaaatgaaagataacattgtgattggccatctgtccaagtttatttgatgcttttaggtcgaacagagacgAATTTACGGACTTAAAAACATtgttaaaaatccatacaaacgtctctaattttgaggctgcgtcccccaaaaccaagTAAAAAACCAAAGAGGCAAATGAAGTGATGTTCACCTCAACTATTTCCAAATAGTAGGGCTATGacaggattttccagttgtccaAAATCTGATAAAATTTTTTAAGAGTCTACATGGTTTATggggacgcagcctcaaaattagagacatttatatggatttttaactatgtttttaagtccgtaacttggtctctgttcgacctaaaagcatcaaacgtGGACAGATGGCTAATCTCAATGTTATccttcatgtgatggtgtcaatttatcgattgattcaaatttgaaactctcCCCAGTTCCCGGCGCAATTCCAGAATGGCCAAATATCGTTTCATTTGAGAATAAGCGATAATTGCATTGTTTACACATTCAGCCCCGCACTCCCCTGGGACTGAAATCAAAGCCGCCACCGGGCTTTTCAGAATAATCATAGATTACCAAGTAGAAAGgttcatacacgtgacgttttatcgatgttttgataggctgttaggctcatgaaacattaatgagtttttaaatCTAGTTCACACGGTATTTTATTATCTGATGTTgtgaaaattttgccagtcaggtgttaagcaaacacactttcaaaatctggagAGAAAAGggaatgattttttgatcatagtcgCACTTTAAATTTTCACATTCTAACTTGtcttcagttgttgttgttgttgttgttgttttttttttttgagaagttACGTGATATCTGTAGCGAccaggcccagttgttcaaaaggtggacaaCACTATTTAGCGGATAAATTACTATCcgttggatagcgcaattggtttcgttTTGACTtttccactggatagtgatttatccggcggatagcgctatccatcttttgaacaactagggtTAGGGCAAGACTTGAGCCgaaatcaaacaagtttttctttcagCCTGGCGAAGAATATAATTATCTCCAATAAAGAGATCTAGCATCACGTATAAGAGAAACGACAAACTTTAAACGTCGGCTTGACGTTTCAAGTAAAATGGAGTGAAGCTTCTGACTGAAGCTTCGTCATGGTGACCCACGGCAACTCGGAATGGACTCTGTTCATCTCAAGTATTTCGCTAACAAACTTAAACAAAAAACTCGCAGTctttttatacaaacgttattTGTATAAAAAGACGCAATATAAAATGAGACTCCTTACCTGTCAACAGTGGGTCAACGTCAAGGTGAGTTCATGAGGAAATTTTGCGGTAAGGAGTCAGTTATGAACGATCTATAACCATGGCTCctaatttttccttgtttggcTCACTGATAAATAGTTTTGGGGTTCTTTTTATCAATAAACAACTTGTTATgtagaagaaaaacgagaagaaaattcCACGTCTACGGCAAACGGGCGTAGAAACGGCAAGCGGCAACcggcaaacgcgaaaaatggcgggaaaatcatggtgTTGTCGTTTCACGTAAACAAGATGCTAATCTGTCTAATGACACGTTTGAATGTTTTCTGGCGCTTTGATACATTTCATGCCTCGTGCACTTTTTGTCGCTTACACGATTTCCTGTGCTTTGCAACGCAAGCAAAAGCACAAGCAACATGCGCAGATGCAGTAGCGTTTGATAATTGATACCTTTTGTGAGAACAAAAGACATTAGTTAACAACAAGTGCATGCGCTTGCgcatgcttatgcttatgcttgagtgggaaagatctcatggatatacccaccacgagtcccctagattaaactctcattttacacattaagtctaagtgcccatttcagtgattaggtctaaactttcgtttatcttattgctatagcaatatttagttCTAGAAACTGAATTAGAATGGTTATTATTTTAGAGtttatggttggtgtgtatatccatgagatccttaCTGTTTTTGCGTTGTACGTGTAAACCAGTCTTAACACGTGCTTGGGAGTGCTTGGGTATTCGGTTAAACTCATTCTTTTCATCGATTAAAGCTTGACGCGTTGCTCtgtttcatttttaattacGCCCAGGATGGCGTTTTGAGTCAAGAGGAAATGCTGAATCACATGCAACTATTCACTGCGGGACATCAAGGCTATCAGTCACAGGCAAAGATTAAGGAAGAACTGTAAAGACAtggcgatgtttctcgtgacgtcacgcaTTGttaataatagggagcttaagcgacgacaacggcgacggcaacgagaacgtcatctcaaaatataaatttgcgttattttaatcgcttcgtgactatttcaacgtttttaatatgccaagggtgtggtaattcctcaaagatgacaccagtcggaacggcactttattttaggagagaaaatgaaaatttatcctcaagtgctgaagttcttcataaaaccaaaaacttggctatttcacgttgttgttttgcttacgacggcaaagaaatggacaaaagtgaaaaacgcacgtgcagggcgtgcaaagctatggtttttacccactaaatatgcaaattcgtgacgttctcgttgccgtcgccgttgtcgttgcttaagctccctaatatgccaaccagagcctacttggctgttgaaacaatcacttcttttgttccgtagttggaaaatttgaatatcaaaggaaatgtgacgtcaatgtttgtaaacaagaaatttcGCTATTAGCACTGAAGATAATGAGCTGAAAGAACAACTGTGCTTCTTCATCATTTCACCAACAAATTTGAGATAAGAAAATTGCAAACGCCAACCTTGGAATTCAGCTTCATTTCCATGAATAAAGTTAAATGTTGTCTGCTTAGATATTTACCTTTAAGGGAAAAAATTGTTGAGGTGACCCGTGCTCTATTTTGCCCGCCAAGTGATTTTCTATTGACCGTGCAAATTATGGACTATTTATAAGAGCTGGAATAACCATTATTACTTTGAATCTTATCTGTGAGTACTTAGTGCCAAGACAAGaatcatttgtttgttttttgtttgttttatattttgtcaCCTCAGAAGTGATTTTCGTGACATGACTCAGCGACCAACTCGGGGATGAAAAAAGGAATATCGTACTTCAGCCGATAGAAGATTGATCTCCGAActagaaaacaatgaaaatcatTCTTGTTCCAAATGGCTTGTCATCCATTATCAACTAATGTACTGGTATTTTTGGAAGTCGTCTTTCACTCCCGCTGTGGTTGAATTTAACCAGTTTGACGTTTTATGCAAGCTCAAATGAGAAATTAATTATGTTGCTTGATGGGTTAAAGCATTGTTTTCCCAATGAATGGATATTGGAATTCATCATCCTCTGAGATTACTTTCGTACCTACGTAAAGGATAGAGGTCCGTGGGTCTTCCGtccatttgatttccatgaaaaatggaaaatgaaaaaaatggattttgtatttttaatgtttcatttgtttttaccaaGGACGTTGAGAATAGAAttccaacaaacacaaacatgaaaaccatggtttcttattgaataaaaataaaaaatgacaatacaaatctttaatttttgctTGCAAATTGAATAGCAGCCAATCGATTTGAAATCATTCTTTTTCAGAACCTTTCCAATCGGGGtctaattctttgatttttcaaggaaggggctttcaagatggaggaaatgatccatgcagtaaatatccgatcaattttcaattttcctctgtcgatggtcaaataaaaatgaaaaattgacaaacTCTTCCGCACCATGGGACGGGCAAGTCGAGACCTCAACTAACAGGGCTGCGGTTGGGAGAAGTCACGCAACCCTTGGAGGGGAGGAGAGTTGAGTTATAGCGGCTACAAGGTTTCGCCTTTAATCATTACTGGGAGTCGTATTTTTATTTCCTCGCCACAAATGTCAAACCTATATGGTTCCCTGCATATTCAGACGTTTTCAACGACTTGGACCTCCACTAGGCTGCCTTTTGAAAGGCCAAAAATTCACATGCGCCAGGTACGTGATATTTGCATTTGCTCGAAGTAGTATTTgtatgagggtgctaatggggttacccaattgtcagttaactactaatttttcggctaattgtcagttaactactattttttggccaattgtcagttaactactaattttagttatctattaacttttattatctcagcgataataattgattcacaacccgaattttctttacttcaaaacgtaactggtaactaggtaaaggatttttcagataaaatttgatgacctcacctgcgctagacccactttttaaaattttctttatgtcttacatttctctggcaaatttttctttccgccgactaaaatttcccgggaaaattaccgagaaatttatggaaagtctaaaacaagcaaacggaaaaattaaagctcaggtacgtgtggccccttaaatttgtcagtagaactctttgtagcgtagctttagttttagaacaaccgctttacgaaaattatttgacactagattctcatacaaacactgtaatttctcacgccctttccttcatgtcaagaccgtgatacgatcattggttcgacagagagtatggaaaggaaaaaatcaaaactcactgatgcttctgtccgctaaaatacggtgtgtccactaactatagggtccgcttaataaaggttttactgtaatcagatatcttgctcattaatctgacactgatctgaaaacgactcgtcgagtgtggtcaaccctCGTACGCGTGTGGacgaaatttcaaacaaaaagacgaatcaaaatacgcaccatttagctcacttgtggcacttaccattagaaagggtagctccatttccagctgggcctttgtcacaactgcaaaattttcggctttcccgtcaatcttttccagtcgaaacaactttaaatcgaagccagcaagtccgaacttttccgcttgctgtttgatttccatgaattctatcaaatgttcggaaggctatctccattgaattatgcttttcaatgtcgaacggtacacgacctctagctgtgccgttcgaatgccgatccttcatcatcgcaataaaagctgagaataaccttcaccaagccactcgacgccatcacgaagatcaaggtcaaagctccctggtgcctggtacgaccctctggcgcctttcgcatataataaacaattattggatgaggttgagcatgatatcatgaattatcaaaaccgaggtctgtgttatctgccgaagccgaaggctgaggcagataacacagacacgaggttttgataattcatgatatcatgcgaaaaccgaattaaataattgttttattatacatttttcacataattcatcctcagaaacagaagcgaagagttcagccattttgtttctgaggagaaatCTACATgtggcttagtaaccaggcagacgttgaacttgacatgataaatgtattatctgcagcagatattacatttatcatgtcaagttcacaagctattgtgaattgatggaatgctctcgaccaatcagatttttcatagtgagtctgatgtataataatatcagttaatatgttacctggtcacgcagcgggacaggtaaaacgcacgaaatagctttgctgttaggaaaaacctttgttggttttattaacaacaacaatcgcaTTTAGTACAATTAATAAAAtatcagttaactgttaacttttcatttatcagttaactactaattttttggccaaatatcagttaactacaatttttttggccaattgtcagttaactgttaaccccattagcaccctcttgtATGGATCGAAATACATCAAATAAAGGAACTTTTCCACAATGAGACGAcaacaaaatgtttgaaatcgCAGGAAAATTAACGCTACCGAGCTGAAATAATGGTTTGCAGTCAAGGCTGCCCCTTGAATAAGCTTATAAAAAAACACAACGATACAGGTAAATCAGCACTCTTTCTTTCCAAACTCGtaggtttttatttttcatttgttttcaagaaattttcaCATGTATAAAGctgttcaaagcactgaatttAAACACACCATGGATCACACCCTCACAAGCTAAGCTGgtaaaattataattgtgtCATATATATTTTCCTTTCATCCTATAGGAAAAACCTGAGCAGTACTTAATAATAAGGGATGTAATTTCACGGAGGATACAGTGAAACATGAGGATAAAGTCAAACAGCCGGCTGAAATTTGCAGCTATGAGCAATACTCATAAGTGAGGTCTCGGAATAACTGAATTGCATTTTGAAACAATGTTGGATTTCCATTTActacattttcaaacacagtgagaaaatcaggaaaatgtgAATGGAAGTGCTGCCTTCTTGCCGAACTTTGGCATCCATCACAAGACAATGGGTCTATACCAAATTCTGGCCAGGTTGTCAATTGCCCCCCACTTCCTTCAAATAACTGAACAGCCACCGCTGTTGTTGGAACAACATCTGGTGTCACTTTAACTGTCTTGTCCATAGCTGCTTGCATATTGTTTGGATGTACCCTCTGTTCTATTATAATGCAGAGAAAATATGAATATACGGGTAGCTAGTGATTTAAGAACATGGTGATAGAGTGATTTTGCTTGACCCCTGAAACAGAGAATTTAAAATGAGACaagaggtacttaccttgaagtgtaattgtaattctctgaagatGCATGTAGTATTATGGGATAAATTTGCATTCCTTTGTAATGCTAATGTCAGCAGCCACACTTCAAagcatgttattattatgcaaatgagtCGAGTATAAATGGCTCATGCAAGGCAAGTAAGCCATTCTTCGTGTGCCAAGTGTATGGCGACGATCCAACAATAAATGGGTGGGTAAAAAGTCTCACAGACAGGTTATGCAAATTTATCCCATAATACTACATGCatcttcagagaattacaattacacttcaaggtaagtacctcttGTCTCATTTTTAAATTCTCTGTTTCACGGGTGAAGTAAAATCACTCTATAACCAGGTTCTTAAATTACTAGCTACAAGTATGTTCATATTCTCTCTGCATTATAATACAACAGAGAGTACATCCAAACAATATGCAAGCAGCTATGGACAAGACAGTTAAGGTGGCACCAGATGTTGTTCCAACAAGAGTGGTGGCTCTTCAGTTATTTGAAGGAAGTGGGGGGCAATTGACAACCTGGCCAGAATTTGGTATAGACCCATTGTCTTGTGATGGATCGGATGCCAAAGTTCAGCAAGAAGGAAACACTTCCATTcacattttcctgattttctcaCTGTGTTTCAAAATGTAGTAAATGGAAATCCAACATTGTTTCAAAATGCAATTCAGTTATTCCGAGACCTCACTTATGAGTATTGCTCATAGCTGCAAATTTCAGCCAGTTGTTTGACTTTACCTCATGTTTCACTGTATCCTCCGTGAAATCACATCCCTTATTATTGAGTGCTGCTCAGGTTTTTCCTATAGGATGAAAGGAAAATATATATGacacaattataattttacCAGCTTAGCTTGTGAGGGTGTGATCCATGGTGTGTTTaaattcagtgctttgaacagCTTTATACATGTGAAAATGTATTCTTGAgaacaaatgaa from Montipora capricornis isolate CH-2021 chromosome 2, ASM3666992v2, whole genome shotgun sequence includes the following:
- the LOC138038379 gene encoding calumenin-A-like isoform X1; amino-acid sequence: MLLFLFLLVSCIFRCREVIADDYDNLKSDPKAGSMDQGNEDNDKNRLRSVFLLLDSDGNGQISVQELASRTERSMKTFYRQEANTRLMELDKNVDGKVTWEEYTKGANNRGAFTEQQKKRDNKRYTTADLNKDGALSSDELVSMFHPEESAHMSPVIVEEFMAFADIDKDGYLSFDEYKETTLNSGRTNVRAAEKSFKRLDSDQDGKLNEEEMKLWLSAINTSSQAKNQAERQVKMADDNKDGVLSQEEMLNHMQLFTAGHQGYQSQAKIKEEL
- the LOC138038379 gene encoding calumenin-A-like isoform X2 is translated as MKTFYRQEANTRLMELDKNVDGKVTWEEYTKGANNRGAFTEQQKKRDNKRYTTADLNKDGALSSDELVSMFHPEESAHMSPVIVEEFMAFADIDKDGYLSFDEYKETTLNSGRTNVRAAEKSFKRLDSDQDGKLNEEEMKLWLSAINTSSQAKNQAERQVKMADDNKDGVLSQEEMLNHMQLFTAGHQGYQSQAKIKEEL